The window GGCGGAAGTAGCTTGCGGTGCGATCCATGAGGTCCTCTATCCGTCGGGTTATTGCTCGATCCTGAAGGTCGACCCTAACGGTGCGCCTGAATCGGAGGAAGCAGTCCGGGTCAAGAATGCGGTCAATCGCCGATCGACTGGCACTGCACCGCAGTGATGACCACGGTGCTGATGATGTCCTCAACCGTAGCGCCGCGGGACAAATCGTTGATCGGCTTGCGCAAGCCCTGCAGGATCGGCCCGATGGCGACGGCCCGAGCGGAACGCTGCACCGCCTTGTAGGTGTTGTTGCCAGTATTGAGGTCGGGGAAGATGAACACCGTCGCCCGGCCCGCCACCTGCGAATCGGGAAGCTTGGCGGCGGCTACCGCAACGTCAACCGCAGCGTCGTACTGAATCGGGCCGTCGATGAGCAACTCCGGCGCCCGCTCGTGGGCGATTGCTGTCGCCTCCCGCACCGACTCAACGTCGCCGCCACCGCCTGAACCCCCGGTCGAATACGACAGCATCGCGACCCGCGGCTCGATGCCGAATGCTCGCGCTGTGGCTGCGGAGGAGACGGCGATATCGGCGAGCTGTGCTGGGGTTGGCGTTGGATTGACGGCGCAGTCGCCGTAGACCAAAACCCGGTCGGCCAGACACATGAAGAACACGCTGGACACCACGGAAACACCCGGAACTGTCTTGACGATTCGAAGCGCCGGGCGAATCGTCTCTGCGGTGGTGTGGCACGCCCCGGA of the Candidatus Nanopelagicales bacterium genome contains:
- the pta gene encoding phosphate acetyltransferase, translated to LYRDEFANEMYELRKHKGLTPEVAQDMIADVSVFGTMLVQRGVVDGMVSGACHTTAETIRPALRIVKTVPGVSVVSSVFFMCLADRVLVYGDCAVNPTPTPAQLADIAVSSAATARAFGIEPRVAMLSYSTGGSGGGGDVESVREATAIAHERAPELLIDGPIQYDAAVDVAVAAAKLPDSQVAGRATVFIFPDLNTGNNTYKAVQRSARAVAIGPILQGLRKPINDLSRGATVEDIISTVVITAVQCQSIGD